From one Pyxidicoccus xibeiensis genomic stretch:
- a CDS encoding TIGR02266 family protein, translating into MSDNRKHTRIPTQLRCWCEGDNVTLYARISNLSEGGLFLRTSTPLACGAQAVVRLTPGGDPEIHAKATVVWLREEEERAFPPGMGLRFESLDGETLGRLRQMISQQQKNQVKVGWAG; encoded by the coding sequence TTGAGCGATAACCGAAAGCACACGCGGATCCCCACCCAGCTCCGCTGCTGGTGCGAGGGTGACAACGTCACCCTCTACGCGCGCATCTCCAACCTCAGCGAAGGCGGACTCTTCCTCCGCACCAGCACGCCGCTCGCCTGCGGGGCGCAGGCCGTTGTCCGGCTGACGCCCGGCGGTGATCCGGAGATCCACGCCAAGGCCACGGTGGTATGGCTCCGGGAGGAAGAGGAGCGGGCCTTCCCGCCCGGCATGGGGTTGCGCTTCGAGTCCCTGGATGGCGAAACATTGGGACGGCTCCGTCAGATGATCTCTCAGCAGCAGAAGAACCAGGTGAAGGTCGGCTGGGCCGGCTGA
- a CDS encoding M16 family metallopeptidase: MASRKSPSLKSSVKSSVARAVKAPARAAKRVARKAVASGRAAVAPARKAAPSTGALILPTLHESRTSSGLLVLAAERGPLPLVSVRLVLQAGGSTDPDGKHGLADFTARLLRRGTRRLNAQAIDEAVEFVGASLGVGVGEDTMSIALTTPAEHFAQMLGVLGQLVREPTFPKAEVDDSRDRALAQFANDLDDPGVIADRAMTRALWGDHPYGHDVGGSKRTVSTFTRDDVVRFHRERMGPKIAMLVVVGAVDPKRVAAAAEEAFAGWEGGPDAPIAVPPSKRIAQAGRVVLVDKPDQTQSQVRLGGPGFHMGHEDYFPATAFNVALGGGFTSRLMNEIRVNRGLTYGVGTWFDSMKADGIFALSTFTKTASTREIIDVALAEIGKVREKGLKPKELADAQAYLTGVYPLRTETNDSIAGSIAEARIHGLGDDWVEKFRDRLRAVTPKQAAAAARKYGFAEPPTVVVLGRAEEVKKQLKGLGPITVVPAADYE; encoded by the coding sequence ATGGCCTCCCGCAAGAGCCCTTCCCTGAAGTCCTCCGTGAAGTCCTCCGTCGCCCGCGCCGTGAAGGCCCCCGCCCGGGCCGCGAAGCGCGTTGCCCGCAAGGCCGTCGCCTCCGGGCGCGCGGCGGTCGCCCCGGCCCGCAAGGCCGCGCCGTCCACGGGCGCCCTCATCCTGCCCACGCTGCACGAGAGCCGCACGTCCAGCGGCCTGCTGGTCCTTGCCGCCGAGCGCGGGCCGCTGCCGCTCGTGTCCGTGCGGCTGGTGCTGCAGGCGGGCGGCTCCACCGACCCCGACGGCAAGCACGGCCTGGCGGACTTCACCGCCCGGCTGCTGCGCCGGGGGACGCGCCGGCTGAATGCCCAGGCCATCGACGAGGCGGTGGAGTTCGTCGGCGCCAGCCTGGGCGTGGGCGTGGGCGAGGACACCATGTCCATTGCCCTCACCACCCCGGCCGAGCACTTCGCCCAGATGCTCGGCGTGCTGGGCCAGCTGGTGCGCGAGCCCACCTTCCCGAAGGCCGAGGTGGACGACTCGAGAGACCGCGCGCTGGCGCAGTTCGCCAACGACCTGGACGACCCGGGCGTCATCGCCGATCGGGCGATGACTCGCGCGCTCTGGGGCGACCACCCCTATGGCCACGACGTGGGCGGCTCCAAGCGCACCGTGAGCACGTTCACCCGCGACGACGTGGTGCGCTTCCACCGTGAGCGCATGGGCCCGAAGATCGCCATGCTGGTGGTGGTGGGCGCGGTGGACCCGAAGCGCGTGGCCGCCGCCGCCGAAGAGGCCTTCGCCGGCTGGGAGGGTGGGCCGGACGCGCCCATCGCCGTGCCGCCGAGCAAGCGCATTGCCCAGGCCGGGCGCGTGGTGCTGGTGGACAAGCCGGACCAGACGCAGTCCCAGGTGCGCCTGGGCGGCCCCGGCTTCCACATGGGCCACGAGGACTACTTCCCCGCCACGGCCTTCAACGTGGCGCTGGGCGGCGGCTTCACCTCGCGCCTGATGAACGAGATTCGCGTCAACCGCGGCCTCACCTACGGCGTCGGCACCTGGTTCGACTCGATGAAGGCGGACGGCATCTTCGCGCTGTCCACCTTCACGAAGACGGCGTCCACGCGGGAGATCATCGACGTGGCGCTCGCGGAGATCGGCAAGGTGCGCGAGAAGGGCCTCAAGCCGAAGGAGCTGGCGGACGCGCAGGCGTACCTCACCGGCGTCTACCCGCTGCGCACGGAGACCAACGACTCCATCGCCGGCAGCATCGCCGAGGCGCGCATCCACGGCCTGGGCGACGACTGGGTGGAGAAGTTCCGGGACAGGCTGCGCGCGGTGACGCCGAAGCAGGCCGCCGCCGCGGCGCGGAAGTACGGCTTCGCGGAGCCGCCCACCGTGGTGGTGCTGGGCCGGGCGGAAGAGGTGAAGAAGCAGCTCAAGGGCCTGGGCCCCATCACCGTGGTGCCCGCGGCGGACTACGAGTGA
- a CDS encoding PfkB family carbohydrate kinase, producing the protein MSLLVVGSVALDSVETPFGRKEDILGGSATYFSTSASFFTPARVVAVVGEDFPEAHLNFLRGRGIDLEGLTRESGRTFRWSGRYGYELNEAQTLDTQLNVFQSFSPKLPEAYRDTPYVFLGNIHPELQAQVLDQVRAPKLVAADTMNFWIKGSRAALLNTLKRVNLLFVNDAEARQLAGEHNVVKAARAILGMGPQRVVIKRGEYGALLFDREHIFACPAYPLAEVFDPTGAGDTFAGGFMGALATAASGTVDEAVLRRAMVMGSVMASFTVEKFSLERLREVTRPEIHARFAEFRKLTHFDDLGPLER; encoded by the coding sequence ATGTCCCTCCTCGTCGTTGGCTCCGTCGCTCTGGACTCGGTGGAAACCCCCTTCGGTCGCAAGGAGGACATCCTCGGCGGCTCCGCCACGTACTTCTCCACGTCCGCGTCGTTCTTCACGCCCGCGCGCGTCGTCGCGGTGGTGGGCGAGGACTTCCCGGAGGCGCACCTCAACTTCCTGCGCGGGCGGGGCATCGACCTGGAGGGGCTCACCCGGGAGTCCGGGCGTACGTTCCGCTGGAGCGGCCGCTACGGCTACGAGCTGAACGAGGCGCAGACGCTGGACACCCAGCTCAACGTCTTCCAGTCCTTCTCCCCCAAGCTGCCGGAGGCCTACAGGGACACGCCCTACGTCTTCCTGGGCAACATCCACCCGGAGCTCCAGGCGCAGGTGCTGGACCAGGTGCGCGCCCCGAAGCTGGTGGCCGCGGACACGATGAACTTCTGGATCAAGGGCAGCCGGGCGGCGCTGCTCAACACCCTCAAGCGGGTGAACCTGCTCTTCGTCAACGACGCGGAGGCGCGGCAGCTGGCCGGGGAGCACAACGTGGTGAAGGCGGCCCGGGCCATCCTCGGCATGGGGCCCCAGCGCGTGGTCATCAAGCGCGGTGAGTACGGCGCGCTCCTCTTCGACCGCGAGCACATCTTCGCCTGCCCGGCCTACCCGCTGGCCGAGGTCTTCGACCCCACCGGGGCAGGGGACACCTTCGCGGGTGGCTTCATGGGCGCGCTGGCCACGGCGGCCTCCGGCACCGTGGACGAGGCCGTCCTCCGCCGGGCCATGGTGATGGGCAGCGTCATGGCGTCCTTCACCGTGGAGAAGTTCAGCCTGGAGCGGCTGCGCGAGGTGACGCGGCCGGAGATCCACGCCCGCTTCGCCGAGTTCCGCAAGCTGACCCACTTCGACGACCTGGGCCCGCTGGAGCGCTGA
- a CDS encoding metallophosphoesterase family protein: protein MRIAVISDIHSNIEALSEVLRVAEHQKVDRFVSLGDIVGYGASPNPCCDLVRSVAEVTLLGNHDAAVAGRMDYSYYYDAARHALDWSANVLSDENMVWLRSLPYTYRIGDVGFCHGSPIDPKAYEYIFALEQARELTPYVAELPEVTFIGHSHLCRAFAIGNGEVNDVVAQKFGIRKGYKYIISVGSVGQPRDYDNRACFVICDTDARTVEYVRVEYDIETSAQKIFDADLALNFGKRLFLGV, encoded by the coding sequence ATGCGCATCGCGGTCATCTCCGACATCCACTCCAACATCGAGGCGCTCTCCGAGGTGCTCCGCGTCGCCGAGCACCAGAAGGTGGACCGCTTCGTGTCGCTGGGGGACATCGTCGGGTACGGGGCGTCTCCCAACCCCTGCTGCGACCTGGTGCGCTCGGTGGCCGAGGTGACGCTGCTGGGCAACCACGACGCGGCGGTCGCCGGGCGGATGGACTACTCGTACTACTACGACGCCGCCCGCCACGCGCTGGACTGGTCCGCCAACGTCCTGTCGGACGAGAACATGGTGTGGCTGCGCAGCCTGCCGTACACGTACCGGATTGGCGACGTGGGCTTCTGCCATGGCTCACCGATTGACCCGAAGGCGTACGAGTACATCTTCGCGCTGGAGCAGGCGCGGGAGCTGACGCCGTACGTGGCGGAGCTGCCGGAGGTGACGTTCATCGGGCACAGCCACCTGTGCCGCGCGTTCGCCATCGGCAATGGCGAGGTGAACGACGTGGTGGCCCAGAAGTTCGGCATCCGGAAGGGTTACAAGTACATCATCTCCGTGGGCAGCGTGGGCCAGCCGCGCGACTACGACAACCGGGCCTGCTTCGTCATCTGCGACACCGACGCGCGCACGGTGGAGTACGTCCGGGTGGAGTACGACATCGAGACGTCCGCCCAGAAGATCTTCGACGCGGACCTGGCACTCAACTTCGGCAAGCGCCTGTTCCTCGGGGTGTAG
- a CDS encoding RluA family pseudouridine synthase, protein MTDARILFEGGGVLVVDKPPGVPVIPGRDGGTSLRDTLEAQRGQKVWVVHRLDKDTSGALVFALDAAVHRALSVAFETGKVRKRYVALVEGRVEAPRLVDAPLVAARKGRMRVARPGEPDAKASRTRVRPVETFARASLVEAEPLTGRTHQIRVHLLSLGHPLLVDHQYGREEPLTEKELGGEGDAVVLARTPLHAARVEWPALPGLEARAVEAPLPGDMTRARELLRRTAG, encoded by the coding sequence GTGACGGACGCCCGCATCCTCTTCGAGGGCGGGGGCGTGCTCGTGGTGGACAAGCCGCCCGGGGTGCCGGTCATCCCCGGGCGTGACGGCGGCACGTCCCTGCGGGACACGCTGGAGGCGCAGCGCGGCCAGAAGGTCTGGGTCGTCCACCGGCTGGACAAGGACACGTCCGGCGCGCTCGTCTTCGCGCTGGACGCGGCGGTCCACCGTGCGCTCTCCGTCGCCTTCGAGACGGGCAAGGTGCGCAAGCGCTACGTGGCGCTGGTGGAGGGCCGCGTGGAGGCGCCGCGCCTGGTGGACGCACCCCTGGTCGCCGCGCGCAAGGGGCGCATGCGCGTGGCCCGGCCGGGAGAGCCGGACGCCAAGGCCTCGCGTACGCGCGTGCGGCCCGTGGAGACGTTCGCCCGGGCCTCGCTGGTGGAGGCCGAGCCGCTCACCGGACGCACGCACCAGATTCGCGTCCACCTCCTGTCACTGGGCCACCCGCTGCTGGTGGACCACCAGTACGGCCGCGAGGAGCCCCTGACGGAGAAGGAGCTGGGTGGGGAAGGGGACGCAGTGGTGCTGGCCCGGACGCCGCTGCACGCCGCGCGCGTGGAGTGGCCCGCGCTGCCCGGTCTGGAGGCCCGCGCGGTGGAGGCACCGCTGCCCGGGGACATGACGCGGGCGCGGGAGCTGCTGCGCCGCACGGCGGGGTAG
- the hisS gene encoding histidine--tRNA ligase, with amino-acid sequence MSQKISGVKGMNDLLPGEIEIWQHVEGQARELFGRFGYGEVRTPMVEDTALFVRSVGEETDIVGKEMYTFLDKAERSLSLRPEGTAPAARAYIEHAISNQEPVTRWFYMGPMFRYERMKTGRYRQFYQIGAEAYGAREAAQDAEMMDMVVQFLGALELKDVSLNLNSLGDEACRPAYHAKLVEYLQAHREELCGDCQRRMETNPLRVLDCKNEKCQAVAAAGPNVLEFLCEPCRTHFEDLQRKLTALGIRYVVNPRMVRGLDYYTRTVFEFIAAHPALGTASTVGGGGRYDKMMKGLGGPDVPAVGFAMGLDRLVLLLKESGRKYSATPDLFVAVADEGSQDAALTLASRLRREGLRVEFDTRGGSLKSQMKRADKSSAHFTLVLGEAERTSGQAKLKPMAGGEPIPVALDDVAKTVRARLASGPAGGAGPA; translated from the coding sequence GTGAGTCAGAAGATCTCCGGCGTGAAGGGCATGAACGACCTCCTCCCCGGGGAGATCGAGATCTGGCAGCACGTGGAGGGCCAGGCGCGCGAGCTGTTCGGCCGGTTCGGCTACGGCGAGGTGCGCACGCCCATGGTGGAGGACACCGCGCTCTTCGTGCGCAGCGTGGGCGAGGAGACGGACATCGTCGGCAAGGAGATGTACACGTTCCTGGACAAGGCGGAGCGCAGCCTGTCCCTGCGTCCGGAGGGCACGGCGCCCGCGGCGCGCGCGTACATCGAGCACGCCATCAGCAACCAGGAGCCCGTCACCCGCTGGTTCTACATGGGGCCCATGTTCCGCTACGAGCGGATGAAGACGGGCCGCTACCGCCAGTTCTATCAAATCGGCGCGGAGGCCTACGGCGCGAGGGAGGCCGCCCAGGACGCCGAGATGATGGACATGGTGGTGCAGTTCCTGGGCGCGCTGGAGCTGAAGGACGTCTCGCTCAACCTCAACTCGCTGGGGGACGAGGCGTGCCGGCCCGCGTACCACGCGAAGCTGGTGGAGTACCTCCAGGCCCACCGCGAGGAGCTGTGCGGGGACTGCCAGCGGCGCATGGAGACCAACCCGCTGCGCGTGCTCGACTGCAAGAACGAGAAGTGCCAGGCCGTGGCCGCCGCAGGGCCCAACGTGCTCGAGTTCCTGTGTGAGCCGTGCCGCACGCACTTCGAGGACCTGCAGCGCAAGCTGACGGCGCTGGGCATCCGGTACGTGGTGAACCCGCGCATGGTGCGGGGCCTGGACTACTACACGCGCACCGTCTTCGAGTTCATCGCCGCGCACCCCGCGCTGGGCACCGCCAGCACCGTGGGCGGCGGCGGCCGGTACGACAAGATGATGAAGGGCCTGGGCGGCCCGGACGTGCCCGCCGTGGGCTTCGCCATGGGGTTGGACCGGCTGGTGCTGCTGCTCAAGGAGAGCGGTCGCAAGTACAGCGCGACGCCCGACCTGTTCGTGGCCGTGGCGGACGAGGGCTCGCAGGACGCGGCCCTGACGCTGGCCAGCCGCCTGCGCCGCGAGGGGCTGCGCGTGGAGTTCGACACGCGTGGCGGCAGCCTCAAGAGCCAGATGAAGCGCGCGGACAAGAGCAGCGCCCACTTCACCCTCGTCCTCGGCGAGGCGGAGCGCACCTCCGGTCAGGCGAAGCTCAAGCCCATGGCCGGCGGCGAGCCCATCCCCGTGGCCCTGGACGACGTGGCGAAGACGGTCCGCGCCCGGCTGGCCTCCGGCCCGGCGGGCGGCGCTG
- a CDS encoding ABC transporter ATP-binding protein, with protein MIEIVDLHKTFGETKVLTGINLEVPAGSTCVILGGSGSGKTVLMKHMIGLFKPDSGKVIVDGEDIVPMGARPLQQVRNKFGMVFQGAALFDSMTVFENVAFPLRERTSDSEDVIREKVRARLDLMGLKRDVEDKFPADLSGGMRKRVGLARAVVLDPKIVLYDEPTTGLDPITTDSVDEMILAAQKGLGVTSVVISHDIASAFNVADQIAFLSKGIIVENGTPEQLRESQHPAVKVFLETWFGKN; from the coding sequence ATGATCGAGATCGTGGACCTGCACAAGACCTTCGGCGAGACGAAGGTGCTCACCGGCATCAACCTCGAGGTGCCGGCCGGCAGCACGTGCGTCATCCTCGGCGGCTCCGGCTCCGGCAAGACGGTGCTGATGAAGCACATGATCGGCCTGTTCAAGCCGGACAGCGGCAAGGTCATCGTCGACGGGGAGGACATCGTCCCCATGGGCGCGCGGCCGCTGCAGCAGGTGCGCAACAAGTTCGGCATGGTGTTCCAGGGCGCGGCCCTCTTCGACTCCATGACGGTGTTCGAGAACGTGGCCTTCCCGCTGCGCGAGCGCACGTCGGACTCCGAGGACGTCATCCGCGAGAAGGTCCGCGCCCGGCTGGATCTGATGGGCCTCAAGCGCGACGTGGAGGACAAGTTCCCGGCGGACCTGTCCGGCGGCATGCGCAAGCGCGTGGGCCTGGCGCGCGCCGTCGTCCTGGACCCGAAGATCGTCCTCTATGACGAACCCACCACGGGGCTGGATCCCATCACCACTGACAGTGTGGATGAGATGATCCTGGCCGCGCAGAAGGGGCTGGGGGTGACGAGCGTGGTCATCAGCCACGACATCGCCTCCGCCTTCAACGTGGCGGACCAGATCGCCTTCCTCTCCAAGGGCATCATCGTGGAGAACGGGACGCCGGAGCAGCTCCGGGAATCCCAGCATCCCGCCGTGAAGGTCTTCCTGGAGACGTGGTTCGGCAAGAATTGA
- the asd gene encoding archaetidylserine decarboxylase (Phosphatidylserine decarboxylase is synthesized as a single chain precursor. Generation of the pyruvoyl active site from a Ser is coupled to cleavage of a Gly-Ser bond between the larger (beta) and smaller (alpha chains). It is an integral membrane protein.), with translation MNDQTFMKLMQLLPKSALSTAVGMATRLPVPAPVHRAAMRAFAKAYNVDMEEAEHSFERYPTFAEFFTRGLKPGLRPIDPGEKVVVSPVDGRVSQVGYSDLGRCLQAKGIEYTVDELLGDKEAAKPFHGGAWTTIYLSPRDYHRIHAPLGGTITGYAYIPGEFWPVNPASVKNKQSLFCVNERLVTYLDTVAGKCAVVKVGATCVSRIKASYDEVLTHAGKPGKVHKYDAGFEVEKGGELGRFEMGSTVILLFEPKRVTWDDSLQEEAVVRLGKRIGVIS, from the coding sequence ATGAACGACCAGACCTTCATGAAGTTGATGCAGCTGCTCCCCAAGTCCGCCCTCTCCACGGCGGTGGGCATGGCCACGCGCCTGCCCGTGCCGGCGCCCGTGCACCGGGCCGCGATGCGCGCCTTCGCCAAGGCGTACAACGTGGACATGGAGGAGGCCGAGCACTCCTTCGAGCGCTACCCCACCTTCGCGGAGTTCTTCACCCGCGGCCTCAAGCCGGGCCTGCGCCCCATCGACCCGGGGGAGAAGGTGGTGGTGTCCCCGGTGGATGGCCGCGTGTCCCAGGTGGGCTACTCGGACCTGGGCCGCTGCCTGCAGGCCAAGGGCATCGAGTACACGGTGGACGAGCTGCTGGGCGACAAGGAGGCCGCGAAGCCGTTCCACGGCGGCGCCTGGACGACCATCTACCTGTCCCCGCGCGACTACCACCGCATCCACGCGCCCCTGGGCGGGACGATTACCGGCTACGCGTACATCCCCGGTGAGTTCTGGCCGGTGAACCCCGCGTCGGTGAAGAACAAGCAGTCCCTGTTCTGCGTCAACGAGCGGCTGGTGACGTACCTGGACACGGTGGCGGGCAAGTGCGCCGTGGTGAAGGTCGGCGCCACGTGCGTGTCGCGCATCAAGGCGTCGTACGACGAGGTGCTCACGCACGCGGGCAAGCCCGGCAAGGTGCACAAGTACGACGCGGGCTTCGAGGTGGAGAAGGGCGGCGAGCTGGGCCGCTTCGAGATGGGCTCCACCGTCATCCTGCTGTTCGAGCCCAAGCGCGTGACGTGGGACGACAGCCTCCAGGAGGAGGCGGTGGTGCGCCTGGGCAAGCGCATTGGAGTGATTTCGTGA
- a CDS encoding MlaD family protein produces the protein MKKLVTPFRVGLLVIAAGAFLITFVLFARKGGLSDSESLQVWAYFRDASGLAVRGRVQIAGIPVGEIDAITLEGTRAKVFLKIRNDVDLREDAVITKRSESLLGDYLLDLNPGTESAPNLENGGQIRRVIDTAGMEAVFESLSQITADIQQVTGALREVLGGEKGAGSLQRIVENLVRLSDSVDATVRRNADRLDIIVGNVEGISEDVRGITRNNSADVSRIVDNIEFITRDVREVLASVKNIVGTGEGDVKETVASLKETMSKLDKTLGNLEEITRKVRDGEGAAGVLLADESVGREVRETVQDVARFASKLTDLQTEVGIQSTYLAAQGRSKNLLSVRLIPKPDKYYLLELVDDPRGTVSTQVVQTNPPSEGDPVIQTQKVTEESLKISLQFAKRWYFTTLRVGLIESTGGVGGDLHLFEDALTLKLDAFNFAADELRYPRVRATLRAQAFDHLFVVAGMDDILNAQQRDLATQRLIAGRDFFVGGGLFFTDDDLKAILTATGVPTP, from the coding sequence GTGAAGAAGCTCGTCACGCCCTTCCGTGTTGGCCTGCTGGTCATCGCCGCGGGGGCCTTTCTCATCACCTTCGTCCTCTTCGCCCGCAAGGGCGGATTGAGCGACAGTGAGTCGCTTCAGGTGTGGGCGTACTTCCGCGACGCGTCGGGGCTCGCCGTGCGGGGCCGGGTGCAGATCGCCGGCATCCCCGTCGGGGAGATCGACGCGATCACGCTGGAGGGCACGCGCGCCAAGGTGTTCCTGAAGATCCGCAACGACGTGGACCTGCGGGAAGACGCCGTCATCACCAAGCGCTCCGAGTCGCTGCTGGGCGACTACCTCCTGGACCTGAACCCCGGGACGGAGAGCGCGCCAAATCTCGAGAACGGCGGGCAGATCCGCCGCGTCATCGACACGGCCGGCATGGAGGCCGTCTTCGAGTCGCTGTCGCAGATCACCGCGGACATCCAGCAGGTGACGGGCGCGCTGCGCGAGGTGCTGGGAGGGGAGAAGGGGGCCGGCTCGCTCCAGCGCATCGTGGAGAACCTGGTGCGCCTGTCGGACTCGGTGGACGCCACGGTGCGCCGCAACGCGGACCGGCTGGACATCATCGTCGGCAACGTGGAGGGCATCTCCGAGGACGTGCGCGGCATCACCCGGAACAACTCGGCGGACGTGTCGCGCATCGTCGACAACATCGAGTTCATCACCCGCGACGTGCGCGAGGTGCTGGCGAGCGTGAAGAACATCGTCGGAACGGGCGAGGGTGACGTGAAGGAGACCGTCGCCAGCCTGAAGGAGACGATGAGCAAGCTGGACAAGACGCTCGGCAACCTCGAGGAGATCACCCGCAAGGTGCGCGACGGCGAGGGCGCCGCGGGCGTGCTGCTGGCCGACGAGAGCGTGGGCCGCGAGGTGCGCGAGACGGTGCAGGACGTGGCCCGCTTCGCCTCCAAGCTGACCGACCTCCAGACGGAGGTGGGCATCCAGAGCACCTATCTGGCCGCCCAGGGCCGCTCGAAGAACCTGCTGTCCGTGCGCCTCATCCCCAAGCCGGACAAGTACTACCTGCTGGAGCTGGTGGACGACCCGCGCGGCACCGTGTCCACGCAGGTGGTGCAGACCAACCCGCCCTCCGAGGGCGACCCGGTCATCCAGACGCAGAAGGTGACCGAGGAGAGCCTGAAGATCTCCCTCCAGTTCGCCAAGCGCTGGTACTTCACCACGCTGCGCGTGGGCCTCATCGAGTCCACCGGCGGCGTGGGCGGCGACCTGCACCTGTTCGAGGACGCGCTGACGCTGAAGCTGGACGCCTTCAACTTCGCGGCGGACGAGCTGCGCTACCCCCGGGTGCGGGCCACCCTCAGGGCGCAGGCGTTCGACCACCTGTTCGTGGTGGCGGGCATGGATGACATCCTCAACGCCCAGCAGAGAGACCTGGCGACACAGCGGCTGATCGCCGGACGCGACTTCTTCGTGGGCGGTGGCCTCTTCTTCACCGACGACGACCTCAAGGCCATCCTCACGGCCACGGGCGTACCGACCCCCTGA
- a CDS encoding MlaE family ABC transporter permease: MTTQTPSKPAQEPGIFTQSVTSFGKGLIDVVSTIGGVVSLGIDVFRLSVRRPFRLNNLFAQLDFVGVGSIFIVGLTGTFTGMVFALQTSTAFALFDAESLVGPTVALTLTRELAAVFSALMVTMRAGSAMCTELGTMRVTEQVDALETMAVNPVQYLLVPRVLSGLFMVPALTMIFNTTGMTGAYLVAVGGLGISPGTFLSRTQQWLAPADVFQGLVKGAVFGLSVVLICCYKGFNASGGAKGVGQATTEAMVASALSIFILDFILGLFWQ; this comes from the coding sequence ATGACCACGCAGACCCCCAGCAAGCCGGCGCAAGAGCCCGGAATCTTCACGCAGTCGGTGACGAGCTTCGGCAAGGGCCTCATCGACGTCGTCAGCACCATCGGGGGCGTGGTCTCCCTGGGAATCGACGTCTTCCGGTTGAGCGTCCGGCGCCCCTTCCGGTTGAACAACCTGTTCGCCCAGTTGGATTTCGTGGGCGTGGGCTCCATCTTCATCGTGGGGCTGACGGGCACGTTCACCGGCATGGTGTTCGCCCTGCAGACGTCCACCGCCTTCGCGCTCTTCGACGCCGAGAGCCTGGTGGGCCCCACGGTGGCCCTGACGCTCACCCGTGAGCTGGCGGCCGTGTTCTCCGCGCTGATGGTCACCATGCGCGCCGGCTCCGCCATGTGCACCGAGCTGGGCACCATGCGCGTCACCGAGCAGGTGGACGCGCTGGAGACCATGGCCGTCAACCCGGTGCAGTACCTGCTGGTGCCCCGGGTGCTCTCCGGCCTCTTCATGGTCCCCGCGCTCACCATGATCTTCAACACCACGGGCATGACGGGCGCCTACCTGGTGGCCGTGGGGGGCCTGGGCATCTCCCCGGGCACCTTCCTGTCGCGCACCCAGCAGTGGCTGGCGCCGGCGGACGTCTTCCAGGGACTGGTGAAGGGCGCCGTCTTCGGCCTCTCCGTGGTGCTCATCTGCTGCTACAAGGGCTTCAACGCCTCGGGCGGCGCGAAGGGGGTCGGCCAGGCCACCACGGAGGCCATGGTGGCCAGCGCGCTCTCCATCTTCATCCTGGACTTCATCCTCGGCCTCTTCTGGCAATGA